A section of the Agrococcus sp. SGAir0287 genome encodes:
- a CDS encoding PadR family transcriptional regulator yields the protein MHGYQDQGRYGFGGGRDFRMGRHGGMWEAMEHLRSQFERKAPGSRMGRGDVRQAVLALLRERPMHGYQLITEIEQRSGGAWRPSPGSVYPTLQLLADEGLIAAEEAGGRKTYALTDEGRVVADAATEQPAPFEATDEREGPGFSALPKAGFELAQAAAQVGRTGTPQQVQEAVDILEDARRRLYAILARD from the coding sequence ATGCACGGCTACCAAGATCAGGGTCGGTACGGCTTCGGCGGAGGCCGCGACTTCCGCATGGGCCGCCACGGCGGCATGTGGGAGGCGATGGAGCATCTCCGCAGCCAGTTCGAGCGCAAGGCGCCAGGCTCGCGCATGGGACGCGGCGACGTGCGCCAGGCGGTGCTCGCGCTGCTGCGCGAGCGCCCGATGCACGGCTACCAGCTCATCACCGAGATCGAGCAGCGCTCCGGCGGCGCGTGGCGCCCGAGCCCCGGCTCGGTCTACCCGACGCTGCAGCTGCTCGCCGACGAGGGTCTCATCGCGGCCGAGGAGGCCGGCGGTCGCAAGACCTACGCCCTCACCGACGAGGGTCGTGTCGTGGCCGACGCCGCGACCGAGCAGCCCGCGCCGTTCGAGGCCACGGATGAGCGCGAGGGTCCCGGCTTCTCGGCACTGCCCAAGGCGGGCTTCGAGCTCGCGCAGGCTGCGGCGCAGGTGGGACGCACCGGCACGCCGCAGCAGGTGCAGGAGGCCGTCGACATCCTCGAGGACGCGCGCCGTAGGCTCTACGCGATCCTCGCTCGCGACTGA
- a CDS encoding amidohydrolase family protein, whose protein sequence is MQQHETMPITRLANVRPWGGDAVDLDVEGTTIAALHPHGTAPRHEGVVIDGEGLCALPGIVNAHAHVDKSWWGLPWQSYGGEGGTDGRIRHERERRGELGIPSAEITARVLRELVRHGTTAIRSHVDVDLGIGLAGIEAVQEAAAAYGGALDVQIVAFPQDGVLRRPGVDRLLRDAVEAGAVHVGGLDPASIDRDPVGQVDLVLGLAADLGVGVDIHLHDPAELGAFQIELVLERVERLGLQGRVVIAHGFAVAQLQPERRAELLRRMGEQGVAMTSVAPLRLPQLPMHELADAGVRLGLGTDGIRDLWSPYGDGDTLSIARQYARASSLVRDEDLLAAVRLATSDGAWAVGRDVHDLVVGARADVVLVDAEHAMDALVRLPERRTVVAGGRVVATA, encoded by the coding sequence ATGCAGCAGCACGAGACGATGCCGATCACGAGGCTCGCGAACGTGCGCCCGTGGGGCGGCGACGCCGTCGACCTCGACGTCGAGGGCACGACGATCGCTGCCCTCCACCCGCATGGCACGGCACCGCGCCACGAGGGCGTCGTCATCGACGGCGAGGGGCTGTGCGCGCTGCCGGGCATCGTGAACGCGCACGCGCACGTCGACAAGTCGTGGTGGGGGCTGCCGTGGCAGTCCTACGGCGGCGAGGGCGGCACCGACGGCCGCATCCGGCACGAGCGGGAGCGGCGCGGCGAGCTCGGCATCCCGTCCGCCGAGATCACGGCGCGCGTGCTGCGCGAGCTCGTGCGGCACGGCACGACGGCGATCCGCAGCCACGTCGACGTCGACCTCGGCATCGGCCTGGCGGGCATCGAGGCCGTCCAGGAGGCGGCTGCCGCCTACGGCGGCGCCCTCGACGTGCAGATCGTGGCCTTCCCGCAGGACGGCGTCCTGCGGCGCCCCGGCGTCGATCGGCTGCTGCGCGACGCCGTCGAGGCGGGCGCCGTGCACGTCGGAGGCCTCGACCCCGCCTCGATCGACCGCGATCCCGTCGGCCAGGTCGATCTCGTGCTCGGCCTCGCGGCCGACCTCGGCGTCGGCGTCGACATCCACCTCCACGACCCGGCCGAGCTCGGCGCCTTCCAGATCGAGCTCGTGCTCGAGCGCGTCGAGCGCCTGGGCCTGCAGGGCCGCGTCGTCATCGCCCACGGCTTCGCCGTCGCGCAGCTGCAACCCGAGCGGCGAGCCGAGCTGCTCCGCCGCATGGGGGAGCAGGGTGTCGCGATGACGAGCGTCGCGCCGCTGCGCCTGCCGCAGCTGCCCATGCACGAGCTCGCCGATGCGGGCGTGCGGCTCGGGCTCGGCACCGACGGCATCCGCGACCTCTGGAGCCCCTACGGCGACGGCGACACCCTGAGCATCGCCAGGCAGTACGCGCGCGCCTCGAGCCTCGTGCGCGACGAGGACCTGCTCGCCGCCGTGCGGCTCGCGACGAGCGACGGCGCATGGGCGGTCGGTCGCGACGTGCACGACCTCGTCGTGGGGGCGCGCGCCGACGTCGTGCTCGTCGACGCCGAGCACGCGATGGATGCGCTCGTGCGGCTGCCGGAGCGGCGCACGGTCGTCGCGGGCGGCCGCGTCGTCGCGACCGCCTGA
- a CDS encoding SDR family NAD(P)-dependent oxidoreductase → MVSLRSPSRSPRVAVVAGGSRGLGLLIALELVRRGWSVAVCARGEVDVEHALRRLERAARGRARMHGSVCDVASASATRSWIESVEHDLGPIDAAFAVAGVIDAGPAETMRVEDFDLAIDVMLRGPIHVAWAVLPGMRRRRRGRIGIVSSIGGAVSVPHLLPYAAAKAGAIGFAEGLATELAGTGVTATTIVPGLMRTGGHEAARFRGRASREAAWFTAAASLPLLSTSAPRAARRMVDGVLAGRTHVRLPWWTHVAMRVHGVAPATTVRVAGLVGRLLPGAGSRPDAPTPGRRVSAARRTAALTVLGARAARRHGTRER, encoded by the coding sequence ATGGTGTCCCTGCGCTCCCCCTCCCGCTCGCCCCGCGTCGCCGTCGTCGCCGGCGGATCCCGTGGGCTCGGCCTGCTCATCGCGCTCGAGCTCGTGCGCCGCGGCTGGAGCGTCGCGGTCTGCGCGCGCGGCGAGGTCGACGTCGAGCACGCCCTCCGTCGGCTCGAGCGCGCTGCGCGTGGCCGGGCACGGATGCACGGCAGCGTGTGCGACGTCGCGTCCGCATCGGCCACGCGCTCCTGGATCGAGTCGGTCGAGCACGATCTCGGGCCGATCGACGCCGCGTTCGCGGTCGCCGGCGTCATCGACGCGGGTCCGGCCGAGACGATGCGCGTCGAGGACTTCGACCTCGCGATCGACGTCATGCTGCGCGGGCCCATCCATGTCGCCTGGGCGGTCCTGCCGGGCATGCGGCGTCGCCGGCGCGGCCGCATCGGCATCGTGTCGAGCATCGGCGGCGCCGTCTCGGTGCCTCACCTGCTCCCCTACGCGGCGGCGAAGGCCGGAGCGATCGGCTTCGCCGAGGGGCTCGCGACGGAGCTCGCCGGCACCGGCGTCACGGCGACGACGATCGTGCCCGGGCTGATGCGCACCGGCGGGCACGAGGCCGCGCGCTTCCGCGGACGCGCGTCGCGCGAGGCCGCCTGGTTCACCGCCGCCGCCTCCCTGCCGCTCCTCTCCACGTCAGCGCCGCGCGCGGCGCGCCGGATGGTCGACGGGGTCCTGGCCGGCCGTACGCACGTACGGCTGCCGTGGTGGACGCATGTCGCGATGCGGGTGCACGGCGTCGCGCCCGCGACGACGGTGCGCGTCGCCGGACTCGTCGGTCGTCTGCTGCCGGGCGCGGGGTCGCGGCCCGACGCGCCGACGCCCGGTCGCCGCGTCTCTGCCGCACGCCGCACGGCTGCGCTCACCGTGCTCGGCGCGCGGGCTGCGCGACGGCACGGCACGCGCGAGCGCTGA
- a CDS encoding alcohol dehydrogenase catalytic domain-containing protein, which produces MRALTWHGIEDVRIAEVDDPRIEQPTDAIVRVTSTAICGSDLHLYRVLAPYLRPGDVLGHETMGVVEEVGDGVTRLQVGDRVVVPFVIACGSCWMCERQRFSQCETTQNREQGTGASLFGYTSMYGAVPGGQAERLRVPFADVGPIVVGTEHPDERYLYLSDILPTAYQALQYADVADGGTLGVVGLGPVGQLVVRLARRRGIRVIGVDPQPERRALAEEWGATAVDVEDAAQAMRDATDGRGPDAVVEAVGMEAHGNPVASAAISVASRLPKPIAQAAIEQGGIDRLAALMLAIDAVRRGGTVSISGVYGGAADPMPMRVMFDKGLQLRMGQCDVQRWVDDLLPIVEEDGDVLGLESLATHRLPLDEAPGAYRTFQRKEDGCIKVVLKPELHRT; this is translated from the coding sequence ATGCGAGCACTCACCTGGCACGGCATCGAGGACGTCCGGATCGCGGAGGTCGATGACCCCCGCATCGAGCAGCCGACCGACGCGATCGTCCGCGTCACGTCGACCGCGATCTGCGGGTCCGACCTCCACCTCTACCGCGTCCTCGCGCCGTACCTGCGCCCCGGCGACGTCCTCGGGCACGAGACGATGGGCGTCGTCGAGGAGGTCGGCGACGGCGTGACGAGGCTGCAGGTGGGCGACCGCGTCGTCGTGCCGTTCGTCATCGCCTGCGGCAGCTGCTGGATGTGCGAGCGGCAGCGCTTCTCGCAGTGCGAGACGACGCAGAACCGCGAGCAGGGCACAGGGGCGTCGCTGTTCGGCTACACGTCGATGTACGGCGCCGTGCCGGGCGGGCAGGCGGAGCGACTGCGCGTGCCGTTCGCCGACGTCGGGCCGATCGTCGTCGGCACCGAGCATCCCGACGAGCGATACCTGTACCTCTCGGACATCCTGCCGACCGCCTACCAGGCGCTGCAGTACGCGGACGTCGCCGACGGTGGCACGCTCGGCGTCGTGGGCCTCGGGCCCGTCGGACAGCTCGTCGTGCGCCTTGCACGGCGACGCGGCATCCGCGTGATCGGCGTCGATCCGCAGCCCGAGCGGCGCGCGCTCGCCGAGGAGTGGGGCGCGACGGCCGTCGACGTCGAGGACGCCGCGCAGGCGATGCGCGACGCGACCGACGGACGCGGTCCGGATGCGGTCGTCGAGGCCGTCGGCATGGAGGCGCACGGCAACCCCGTCGCCTCGGCCGCCATCAGCGTCGCGAGCCGGCTGCCGAAGCCGATCGCGCAGGCGGCGATCGAGCAGGGCGGCATCGACCGGCTCGCAGCGCTCATGCTCGCGATCGACGCGGTGCGCCGCGGCGGGACGGTCTCGATCTCCGGCGTCTACGGCGGCGCCGCGGACCCGATGCCGATGCGCGTCATGTTCGACAAGGGCCTGCAGCTGCGCATGGGGCAGTGCGACGTGCAGCGATGGGTCGACGATCTGCTGCCGATCGTCGAGGAGGACGGCGACGTGCTGGGCCTCGAGTCGCTCGCGACGCATCGCCTGCCGCTCGACGAGGCGCCGGGCGCCTACCGGACGTTCCAGCGCAAGGAGGACGGCTGCATCAAGGTCGTGCTGAAGCCCGAGCTGCATCGCACCTAG
- a CDS encoding VOC family protein, producing MSDEDRTTLTGQQVLEEGLGDWRLVLGRLVARFATGDLSTGARLVGEIARVADEADHHPDVDLRYPHVTVTLVSHDVRGVTQRDVRLARRISELAAAAGAAAEPTAPQLLELALDTPATSAVLPFWQAVLGYDASDDDVTDPAGRGPSLWFQHSDATAPDRQRFHLDVSVPHDVAQERIAAALAAGGTLVDDGAAPSFWVLADAEGNKACICTWQGRD from the coding sequence GTGTCCGACGAGGACCGCACGACCCTGACCGGCCAGCAGGTGCTCGAGGAGGGGCTCGGCGACTGGCGGCTCGTGCTCGGCAGGCTCGTGGCGCGCTTCGCCACCGGCGACCTCTCCACCGGCGCCCGCCTCGTCGGCGAGATCGCCCGCGTCGCCGACGAGGCCGACCACCACCCCGACGTCGACCTGCGCTACCCCCACGTGACCGTGACGCTCGTGAGCCACGACGTGCGCGGCGTCACGCAGCGCGACGTGCGGCTCGCCCGCCGCATCTCCGAGCTCGCCGCCGCGGCCGGTGCCGCTGCGGAGCCGACGGCGCCGCAGCTCCTCGAGCTCGCGCTCGACACGCCGGCGACGTCGGCCGTGCTGCCCTTCTGGCAGGCCGTGCTCGGCTACGACGCGAGCGACGACGACGTCACCGACCCCGCCGGCCGCGGGCCGTCGCTCTGGTTCCAGCACTCCGACGCCACGGCACCGGATCGACAGCGCTTCCACCTCGACGTGTCGGTGCCGCATGACGTGGCCCAGGAGCGCATCGCGGCGGCGCTCGCGGCGGGCGGCACCCTCGTCGACGACGGCGCCGCGCCGTCGTTCTGGGTGCTCGCGGACGCCGAGGGCAACAAGGCGTGCATCTGCACGTGGCAGGGCAGGGATTGA
- a CDS encoding ABC1 kinase family protein → MDASTPSRARYRRILRFAARHLAVTWWFEIAMPRIGLARLAARSRSRRMTRFARSFHDFAIELGGLMIKVGQFMSSRLDVLPPEITKELEGLQDEVPAVPGPDIRAEAEGELGMPLARAFADVEDAPIAAASLGQAHRATLTDADAAIAGFREAVVKVQRPGIANVVATDLAALRRVGGWLSRFRLVSDRADMPALVEEFARTSDEEIDYLHEAQSAERFAELFAADDGVGAPEVVWERTARRVLTLQDVTAIKITDHAALQAVGIAPADVAHRFATTMFAQLFTHGWFHADPHPGNVFVTPLGGTDAEGRPRWRLTFIDFGMMGAVPPTTRRGLRRMLIAAASRDGKGLVDGIRDIGVLLPSADTAELERAMTQAFARFGGMGFAELREVDPREFRAFAIEFQELLRTLPFQLPEDMLLVIRAMSLTSGVCSSLDPAFNIWDAVEPFASRLLQEERGNVVQDVARQTIDAARVAAGLPQRIDAAVTRIEEGRLQVATPRLERRLERVDRGQGRIVSAVLFAGLLVGGAVLQGDGVGFGTVLMVVAIAPFAHAVLGSLLDRWR, encoded by the coding sequence ATGGATGCGTCCACGCCCTCCCGCGCCCGGTACCGCCGCATCCTGCGCTTCGCCGCCCGGCACCTCGCGGTGACGTGGTGGTTCGAGATCGCCATGCCCCGCATCGGCCTCGCGCGGCTCGCCGCGCGCAGCCGATCGCGGCGCATGACGCGCTTCGCCCGCAGCTTCCACGACTTCGCCATCGAGCTCGGTGGACTCATGATCAAGGTCGGGCAGTTCATGTCCTCGCGCCTCGACGTGCTGCCGCCGGAGATCACGAAGGAGCTCGAGGGGCTGCAGGACGAGGTGCCGGCGGTGCCCGGCCCCGACATCCGCGCCGAGGCGGAGGGCGAGCTCGGGATGCCGCTCGCCCGCGCGTTCGCCGACGTCGAGGACGCGCCGATCGCCGCCGCGTCGCTCGGGCAGGCGCATCGCGCGACGCTCACCGATGCCGACGCCGCGATCGCGGGCTTCCGCGAGGCGGTCGTGAAGGTGCAGCGGCCCGGCATCGCCAACGTCGTCGCGACCGACCTCGCCGCGCTGCGGCGCGTGGGCGGCTGGCTCAGCCGCTTCCGCCTCGTCTCGGACCGGGCCGACATGCCCGCGCTCGTCGAGGAGTTCGCGCGCACGAGCGACGAGGAGATCGACTACCTCCACGAGGCGCAGTCGGCGGAGCGCTTCGCCGAGCTCTTCGCCGCCGACGACGGCGTCGGTGCGCCGGAGGTGGTGTGGGAGCGCACGGCGCGGCGCGTGCTGACGCTGCAGGACGTGACGGCGATCAAGATCACCGACCACGCGGCGCTGCAGGCTGTCGGCATCGCGCCGGCCGACGTCGCGCACCGCTTCGCCACCACCATGTTCGCGCAGCTGTTCACGCACGGCTGGTTCCACGCCGATCCGCACCCGGGCAACGTCTTCGTCACGCCGCTCGGCGGCACGGACGCCGAGGGCCGGCCGCGCTGGCGGCTGACGTTCATCGACTTCGGGATGATGGGCGCGGTCCCGCCGACGACGAGGCGCGGCCTGCGGCGCATGCTCATCGCGGCGGCGTCGCGCGACGGCAAGGGCCTCGTGGACGGCATCCGCGACATCGGCGTCCTGCTGCCGTCGGCCGACACGGCCGAGCTCGAGCGTGCCATGACGCAGGCGTTCGCGCGCTTCGGCGGCATGGGCTTCGCCGAGCTCCGCGAGGTCGACCCGCGTGAGTTCCGCGCCTTCGCGATCGAGTTCCAGGAGCTGCTGCGCACGCTGCCGTTCCAGCTGCCCGAGGACATGCTGCTCGTCATCCGTGCCATGTCGCTGACGTCGGGCGTGTGCTCGTCGCTCGATCCCGCCTTCAACATCTGGGACGCCGTCGAGCCCTTCGCGTCGCGACTGCTGCAGGAGGAGCGCGGCAACGTCGTGCAGGACGTCGCGCGGCAGACGATCGACGCCGCACGCGTCGCCGCGGGGCTGCCGCAGCGCATCGACGCCGCGGTGACGCGCATCGAGGAGGGGCGGCTGCAGGTCGCGACGCCGCGGCTCGAGCGCAGGCTCGAGCGCGTCGACCGCGGCCAGGGTCGCATCGTGTCGGCGGTGCTGTTCGCGGGCCTGCTCGTCGGTGGGGCCGTGCTGCAGGGCGACGGCGTCGGCTTCGGCACCGTGCTCATGGTCGTGGCGATCGCGCCGTTCGCGCACGCCGTGCTCGGCAGCCTCCTCGACCGCTGGCGCTGA
- a CDS encoding DUF3043 domain-containing protein, with protein MPLFSKPKDVVVPQEPVKTTGKGTATPKRSQQVARNQRPLVPTDRKEAKRESREQMARLREEQRRGFERGDERYLPARDKGEVRRYARDYVDARLNVAMLMIPAMIVVIILTFFESVDVRLIANVVLWAFIAVAVLDCLLLGFLLKRRITAKFGPGHTKGVAWYASMRAAQLPFMRMPKPQVRLFQFPE; from the coding sequence GTGCCGCTCTTCTCGAAGCCCAAGGACGTGGTCGTGCCCCAGGAGCCCGTGAAGACCACGGGCAAGGGCACCGCCACCCCCAAGCGCAGCCAGCAGGTCGCGCGCAACCAGCGCCCGCTGGTGCCGACGGACCGCAAGGAGGCCAAGCGCGAGTCCCGCGAGCAGATGGCCCGGCTCCGCGAGGAGCAGCGTCGCGGCTTCGAGCGCGGCGACGAGCGCTACCTGCCCGCACGCGACAAGGGCGAGGTCCGTCGCTACGCGCGCGACTACGTCGACGCGCGCCTCAACGTCGCGATGCTCATGATCCCCGCGATGATCGTCGTCATCATCCTCACGTTCTTCGAGTCGGTCGACGTGCGGCTCATCGCCAACGTCGTGCTGTGGGCGTTCATCGCCGTGGCCGTGCTCGACTGCCTCCTGCTGGGCTTCCTGCTGAAGCGCCGCATCACGGCGAAGTTCGGCCCGGGGCACACGAAGGGCGTCGCCTGGTACGCGTCGATGCGCGCCGCGCAGCTGCCCTTCATGCGCATGCCGAAGCCGCAGGTGCGGCTGTTCCAGTTCCCCGAGTGA